A genomic window from Brassica oleracea var. oleracea cultivar TO1000 chromosome C8, BOL, whole genome shotgun sequence includes:
- the LOC106307874 gene encoding beta-glucosidase 30, translated as MARGYRFFIILSVISLFAETIDSRILDRHSFPDGFIFGTAASAYQYEGATSEGGKSPAIWDHFSRSYPERTKMHNADVAIDFYHRYKDDIKLMKELDMDAFRFSISWARLIPSGKLKDGVNKEGVQFYKDLIDELLANDIQPSMTLYHWDHPQSLEDEYGGFLSPKIVEDFRDFAKVCFEEFGDKVKMWTTINEPYIMTIAGYDQGNKAAGRCSKWVSEKCHAGDSSTEPYIVSHNVLLAHAAAVDEFRKCKKTSADGQIGIVLSPRWFEPYHSDSTDDKEAAERALAFEFGWHLDPVIHGDYPEIVKKYAGKKLPSFTLEQSNMLKNSSDFVGINYYTARFASHLPHIDPAKPRFKTDHYVEWKLTNHSGHIIGPGDERGLILSYPEGLRKVLNYIKDRYNNMPVYIKENGINENDDGTRPREEILKDTFRIEYHDKHFQQLHKAIVEDGCDVRGYYAWSLMDNFEWEHGYTARFGLYYVDFVNGLKRYPKDSVKWFKRFLNRSNGETREVKEVSREKSRSDGNKTLHEQVSFDESAGFFVSFMAANQSRRDEEQNRCSFDSTYPASFY; from the exons ATGGCTAGGGGATATCGTTTTTTCATCATCCTTTCGGTAATCTCATTGTTTGCAGAGACAATTGATTCTCGAATACTAGATCGTCATAGTTTTCCAGATGGTTTCATTTTTGGAACGGCTGCTTCTGCGTATCAG TACGAAGGAGCAACATCTGAAGGTGGAAAGTCTCCAGCTATATGGGACCACTTCAGCCGCTCTTACCCAG AGAGGACCAAAATGCATAACGCGGATGTAGCAATTGATTTTTATCACCGTTATAAG GATGACATCAAGTTGATGAAGGAGTTAGACATGGACGCTTTCAGATTCTCAATCTCGTGGGCCAGATTAATTCCCA GTGGAAAGCTAAAGGATGGAGTAAACAAAGAAGGTGTACAATTCTACAAGGATCTTATCGACGAACTTCTTGCTAATG ACATACAACCTTCAATGACACTATACCACTGGGACCATCCACAATCTTTGGAGGACGAATATGGTGGCTTTTTAAGCCCTAAAATTGT AGAAGATTTTCGAGATTTTGCAAAAGTTTGTTTCGAAGAGTTTGGAGATAAAGTTAAAATGTGGACAACGATCAATGAGCCGTACATTATGACTATTGCGGGTTACGACCAAGGTAACAAGGCGGCTGGACGATGCTCCAAATGGGTAAGCGAGAAGTGTCACGCTGGTGATTCGAGTACTGAGCCTTACATTGTTTCGCACAACGTTCTTCTAGCTCATGCCGCTGCAGTAGATGAATTCAGAAAATGTAAAAAGACTTCAGCTGATGGTCAAATTGGGATAGTTTTGTCACCAAGATGGTTTGAGCCGTATCATTCTGACTCTACCGATGATAAAGAAGCAGCTGAACGAGCTCTTGCTTTTGAATTTGGATG GCATCTTGATCCAGTGATTCATGGAGATTATCCAGAGATAGTAAAAAAATATGCGGGGAAAAAGTTGCCTTCATTTACCCTGGAACAATCAAACATGTTGAAAAATTCATCAGATTTTGTTGGAATAAATTACTATACAGCGCGTTTCGCTAGTCACCTTCCTCACATCGATCCAGCAAAGCCTCGGTTCAAAACTGATCATTACGTCGAATGGAAAC TGACTAACCACAGTGGCCACATCATCGGACCTGGG GATGAAAGAGGATTAATATTGTCATACCCGGAGGGCTTGCGGAAAGTTCTAAACTATATCAAAGATAGATACAACAACATGCCGGTCTACATTAAAGAAAATG GAATCAACGAAAACGACGATGGTACAAGGCCGAGAGAAGAGATTCTTAAGGATACATTTAGGATTGAGTACCATGACAAACATTTCCAACAACTTCATAAAGCTATAGT GGAAGACGGGTGTGACGTAAGAGGATATTATGCATGGTCATTGATGGACAACTTTGAATGGGAACATGGATACACTGCTAGATTTGGTCTTTACTATGTTGACTTTGTCAATGGTCTCAAACGTTATCCAAAAGACTCGGTCAAATGGTTTAAGCGGTTCCTTAATAGATCGAACGGAGAGACTAGAGAAGTGAAAGAGGTGTCACGTGAGAAGTCACGTTCTGATGGAAATAAGACTTTGCATGAGCAAGTAAGTTTTGATGAATCAGCGGGATTTTTTGTATCTTTCATGGCGGCGAACCAATCCAGGAGAGATGAAGAGCAAAATCGATGTTCATTTGATTCTACTTATCCAGCGTCATTTTATTGA
- the LOC106307383 gene encoding beta-glucosidase 16 isoform X1, producing MRSKCLLLLLLITLACIGVLAKNHSSRPRLRRNDFPEDFIFGSATSAYQCEGAAHEDGRGPSIWDTFSEKFPEKIKDGSNGSIADDSYNLYMEDVDLLHQIGFDAYRFSISWSRILPRGDLKGGINQAGIDYYNNLINLLLSKGVKPFVTIFHWDLPEALEHAYGGFLGSEIVNDFRDYAELCFQKFGDRVKHWTTLNEPFTVVHEGYTTGEKAPGRCSSFTNPKCFGGDGATEPYIVGHNFLLAHGAAVKIYREKYQAIQKGKIGIALNTVWHYPYSDSHADKLAAARATAFTFDYFLEPIVYGRYPADMVNYVKGGRLPTFTPEESSMLKGSYDFVGVNYYSSFYVKDVPCATENITMNTDSCVSIVGERNGVPIGPAAGSDWLLIYPEGIRDLLLHAKLKFNDPALYVTENGVDEASIGEIFLNDDLRIDYYAHHLKMVSDAILMGVNVKGYFAWSLMDNFEWSEGYTVRFGLVFVDFEDGRKRYLKTSAKWFMRLLKGEYNGMRQKVAVI from the exons ATGAGAAGTAAATGCCTTCTTTTACTGTTGCTCATTACTTTGGCCTGCATTGGAGTTCTCGCCAAGAACCACTCTTCGAGACCTAGACTAAGAAGAAATGATTTTCCAGAAGATTTTATTTTTGGATCTGCGACTTCTGCATATCAG TGTGAAGGTGCTGCTCATGAAGATGGTAGAGGACCAAGTATCTGGGACACCTTCTCTGAAAAATTCCCAG AGAAGATAAAGGATGGTAGTAATGGGTCCATTGCTGATGATTCTTACAATCTTTACATG GAAGATGTGGATTTGCTGCATCAAATTGGCTTCGATGCTTACCGATTCTCAATCTCCTGGTCACGAATTTTGCCTC GTGGAGACTTAAAGGGAGGTATTAACCAAGCTGGAATCGACTATTACAACAATTTGATTAATCTACTTCTGTCTAAAG GAGTGAAGCCATTTGTCACAATATTTCACTGGGACTTACCAGAGGCACTTGAACATGCTTACGGTGGCTTCCTTGGATCAGAGATTGT GAATGATTTCCGCGACTATGCTGAACTCTGTTTTCAGAAGTTTGGAGATAGAGTGAAGCATTGGACGACGTTAAACGAACCATTTACAGTGGTACATGAAGGTTATACAACTGGCGAAAAAGCACCTGGAAGGTGTTCCAGTTTCACTAATCCTAAATGTTTTGGCGGTGATGGTGCCACCGAGCCTTACATCGTCGGCCATAACTTCCTCCTTGCTCATGGAGCCGCCGTCAAAATCTACAGAGAAAAATACCAG GCGATTCAGAAAGGTAAAATTGGTATCGCCTTGAACACAGTCTGGCACTACCCTTACTCGGATTCACATGCTGACAAATTAGCTGCGGCTCGAGCCACGGCCTTCACCTTCGACTATTTCTTGGAGCCAATCGTCTATGGTAGATACCCGGCCGACATGGTCAATTATGTGAAAGGCGGTCGTCTTCCTACATTCACACCAGAAGAGTCCTCCATGCTCAAAGGATCGTATGATTTCGTAGGCGTTAACTATTACTCATCTTTTTACGTCAAAGATGTGCCGTGTGCAACCGAAAACATCACCATGAACACCGATTCTTGCGTCAGCATCGTTG GTGAGCGAAATGGAGTGCCCATCGGTCCAGCG GCTGGGTCGGATTGGCTTTTGATATACCCTGAGGGTATTCGTGATCTTCTACTACATGCCAAACTCAAATTCAATGATCCTGCCTTGTACGTAACAGAAAACG GAGTTGATGAAGCAAGCATTGGAGAAATCTTTCTTAATGACGACTTGAGAATTGACTACTACGCTCATCACCTTAAGATGGTTAGCGATGCAATCTT GATGGGGGTGAATGTGAAAGGATATTTTGCATGGTCGCTGATGGATAATTTCGAATGGTCGGAAGGATACACGGTTCGGTTCGGACTAGTGTTTGTGGACTTTGAAGATGGACGTAAGAGGTATCTGAAGACATCAGCTAAGTGGTTTATGAGATTGTTGAAGGGAGAGTATAATGGGATGAGGCAGAAGGTGGCTGTTATTTAA
- the LOC106307383 gene encoding beta-glucosidase 16 isoform X2, producing MIFQKILFLDLRLLHISVKVLLMKMVEDQVSGTPSLKNSQEDVDLLHQIGFDAYRFSISWSRILPRGDLKGGINQAGIDYYNNLINLLLSKGVKPFVTIFHWDLPEALEHAYGGFLGSEIVNDFRDYAELCFQKFGDRVKHWTTLNEPFTVVHEGYTTGEKAPGRCSSFTNPKCFGGDGATEPYIVGHNFLLAHGAAVKIYREKYQAIQKGKIGIALNTVWHYPYSDSHADKLAAARATAFTFDYFLEPIVYGRYPADMVNYVKGGRLPTFTPEESSMLKGSYDFVGVNYYSSFYVKDVPCATENITMNTDSCVSIVGERNGVPIGPAAGSDWLLIYPEGIRDLLLHAKLKFNDPALYVTENGVDEASIGEIFLNDDLRIDYYAHHLKMVSDAILMGVNVKGYFAWSLMDNFEWSEGYTVRFGLVFVDFEDGRKRYLKTSAKWFMRLLKGEYNGMRQKVAVI from the exons ATGATTTTCCAGAAGATTTTATTTTTGGATCTGCGACTTCTGCATATCAG TGTGAAGGTGCTGCTCATGAAGATGGTAGAGGACCAAGTATCTGGGACACCTTCTCTGAAAAATTCCCAG GAAGATGTGGATTTGCTGCATCAAATTGGCTTCGATGCTTACCGATTCTCAATCTCCTGGTCACGAATTTTGCCTC GTGGAGACTTAAAGGGAGGTATTAACCAAGCTGGAATCGACTATTACAACAATTTGATTAATCTACTTCTGTCTAAAG GAGTGAAGCCATTTGTCACAATATTTCACTGGGACTTACCAGAGGCACTTGAACATGCTTACGGTGGCTTCCTTGGATCAGAGATTGT GAATGATTTCCGCGACTATGCTGAACTCTGTTTTCAGAAGTTTGGAGATAGAGTGAAGCATTGGACGACGTTAAACGAACCATTTACAGTGGTACATGAAGGTTATACAACTGGCGAAAAAGCACCTGGAAGGTGTTCCAGTTTCACTAATCCTAAATGTTTTGGCGGTGATGGTGCCACCGAGCCTTACATCGTCGGCCATAACTTCCTCCTTGCTCATGGAGCCGCCGTCAAAATCTACAGAGAAAAATACCAG GCGATTCAGAAAGGTAAAATTGGTATCGCCTTGAACACAGTCTGGCACTACCCTTACTCGGATTCACATGCTGACAAATTAGCTGCGGCTCGAGCCACGGCCTTCACCTTCGACTATTTCTTGGAGCCAATCGTCTATGGTAGATACCCGGCCGACATGGTCAATTATGTGAAAGGCGGTCGTCTTCCTACATTCACACCAGAAGAGTCCTCCATGCTCAAAGGATCGTATGATTTCGTAGGCGTTAACTATTACTCATCTTTTTACGTCAAAGATGTGCCGTGTGCAACCGAAAACATCACCATGAACACCGATTCTTGCGTCAGCATCGTTG GTGAGCGAAATGGAGTGCCCATCGGTCCAGCG GCTGGGTCGGATTGGCTTTTGATATACCCTGAGGGTATTCGTGATCTTCTACTACATGCCAAACTCAAATTCAATGATCCTGCCTTGTACGTAACAGAAAACG GAGTTGATGAAGCAAGCATTGGAGAAATCTTTCTTAATGACGACTTGAGAATTGACTACTACGCTCATCACCTTAAGATGGTTAGCGATGCAATCTT GATGGGGGTGAATGTGAAAGGATATTTTGCATGGTCGCTGATGGATAATTTCGAATGGTCGGAAGGATACACGGTTCGGTTCGGACTAGTGTTTGTGGACTTTGAAGATGGACGTAAGAGGTATCTGAAGACATCAGCTAAGTGGTTTATGAGATTGTTGAAGGGAGAGTATAATGGGATGAGGCAGAAGGTGGCTGTTATTTAA
- the LOC106311535 gene encoding probable UMP-CMP kinase 1 isoform X1, translating into METPVDAPIKDKHEESPRWKKPTVVFVLGGPGSGKGTQCANIVQHFSYTHLSAGDLLRAEIRSGSEVGSMIQSMISQGRIVPSEITVKLLCKAMEESGNDKFIIDGFPRNEENRIIFENVAKIKPAFVLFFDCPEEELERRIMNRNQGREDDNLETIKKRFKVFVESTLPIVSYYESKGKLRKVRTWFFFFSMIVTITCCSTILILFFFPQDQCCKTEPRGFRGS; encoded by the exons ATGGAAACTCCTGTTGATGCTCCTATCAAG GACAAACATGAAGAAAGTCCTAGGTGGAAGAAACCAACAGTTGTTTTTGTGTTGG GTGGGCCTGGAAGTGGAAAAGGTACTCAGTGTGCTAATATTGTCCAGCACTTTAGCTATACCCATTTGAGTGCTGGTGATCTTCTCAGAGCAGAGATCAGGTCTGGTTCTGAAGTTGG ATCCATGATCCAAAGCATGATTTCTCAGGGGAGAATTGTGCCGTCCGAGATTACGGTGAAGCTTTTGTGTAAAGCTATGGAGGAAAGTGGCAATGATAAGTTCATCATTGATGGTTTCCCTCGCAATGAAGAAAACCGAATAATATTCGAAAATGTT GCTAAAATCAAGCCGGCTTTTGTTCTGTTCTTTGATTGTCCTGAAGAAGAACTAGAGAGGCGCATTATGAACAGGAACCAG GGAAGAGAAGATGATAATCTTGAGACGATAAAGAAACGGTTTAAAGTGTTTGTAGAATCTACTCTCCCTATTGTTAGCTACTACGAATCTAAAGGGAAACTTCGAAAGGTTAGGACTTGGTTCTTCTTCTTCTCCATGATCGTTACCATCACATGCTGCTCCACAATCCTGATCCTCTTTTTTTTCCCTCAAGATCAATGCTGCAAAACCGAGCCAAGAGGTTTTCGAGGAAGTTAA
- the LOC106309726 gene encoding beta-glucosidase 27 has translation MTQKRNTFSKKNSFGRSDFPEGFLFGTASSAYQYEGAINEAPRGESVWDTFVRKYPERNCYSNADKAVEFYSHYKEDIQRMKDINMDAFRFSISWPRILPLGKKSKGVNQEGINFYNDLIDELLANGITPLATLFHWDTPQALEDEYNGFLSEQAVDDFKDFAALCFEEFGDRVKLWVTLNEPWVYSIGGYDTGRKAPGRASKYMNEAAVAGQSGLEVYTVSHNLLLAHAEAVEVFRNNPKCKDGKIGIAHCPVWFEPYDSNCPDDKEACERAMEFMFGWHMDPTVYGDYPEVMKKSIGKRLPSFTTSQSKKLRGSFDFVGVNYYSAFYVKSIPEVDHNTPNWRSDARIEWRKQNKAGQTLGVRGGSEWDFLYPQGLRKFLNYAKNKYESPKFMITENGHCDMDYEKKPKLSNLMDLQRTEYHKKHLQSIQQAIQEDGVEVEGYFAWSLLDNCEWNAGYGVRYGLFYVDYNNGLKRFPKMSAMWFKEFLKREEEIEESEKEEYLLKSAMKKKRFLLATGAASCFIPKMSESSKALELFF, from the exons ATGACGCA AAAGAGGAACACTTTCTCGAAGAAAAACTCGTTCGGCCGTTCTGACTTTCCGGAGGGTTTCCTCTTTGGGACAGCCTCATCCGCTTACCAATATGAAGGAGCCATAAACGAAGCTCCTCGTGGAGAGAGTGTTTGGGACACATTTGTCCGCAAATATCCAG AGAGAAATTGCTATTCTAACGCGGACAAAGCAGTCGAGTTCTATAGCCATTACAAGGAAGACATCCAGAGAATGAAAGATATTAACATGGATGCTTTCAGATTCTCTATCTCTTGGCCTCGTATTTTGCCTC TTGGAAAGAAAAGCAAGGGAGTGAACCAAGAAGGAATCAATTTCTATAACGATCTCATCGATGAACTCCTAGCTAACG GAATCACACCTCTCGCTACATTATTTCATTGGGATACTCCTCAAGCTCTTGAAGATGAATACAATGGATTCCTAAGCGAACAAGCTGT TGATGATTTCAAAGATTTTGCGGCCTTATGCTTCGAAGAATTTGGCGACCGTGTGAAGTTGTGGGTTACACTAAACGAGCCATGGGTCTATAGCATTGGTGGCTATGATACAGGAAGAAAAGCACCTGGACGTGCCTCCAAGTACATGAATGAGGCAGCTGTGGCTGGACAATCTGGCCTCGAGGTTTATACTGTTAGTCACAATCTACTTCTGGCTCACGCAGAAGCCGTTGAAGTCTTCAGAAACAACCCCAAA TGTAAAGATGGCAAGATTGGTATTGCGCATTGTCCCGTGTGGTTTGAGCCTTATGACTCGAACTGCCCTGATGACAAAGAAGCATGTGAACGAGCCATGGAATTCATGTTCGGATG GCATATGGATCCAACTGTGTACGGAGATTACCCAGAAGTGATGAAAAAATCCATCGGAAAAAGATTACCCTCATTTACCACATCACAATCCAAGAAGCTAAGGGGATCTTTTGACTTCGTTGGGGTGAATTATTATAGTGCTTTCTACGTTAAAAGTATTCCTGAAGTAGACCATAATACTCCAAATTGGAGATCAGATGCACGCATCGAATGGAGAA AACAAAACAAAGCAGGACAGACGTTGGGAGTAAGAGGTGGTTCAGAATGGGACTTTCTATACCCACAAGGGCTTCGAAAGTTTCTAAATTATGCTAAAAATAAATACGAAAGCCCTAAGTTCATGATCACTGAAAACG GACACTGTGATATGGATTATGAGAAAAAACCAAAGCTATCTAACTTGATGGATCTCCAAAGGACAGAGTACCACAAGAAACATCTCCAAAGCATACAACAAGCCATCCA GGAGGATGGAGTTGAAGTTGAAGGATACTTTGCCTGGTCCTTACTAGACAACTGTGAATGGAACGCTGGTTATGGAGTCCGATATGGCCTCTTCTACGTCGATTACAACAACGGGCTAAAACGTTTTCCGAAAATGTCTGCGATGTGGTTCAAAGAGTTCTTGAAGAGAGAAGAAGAGATTGAAGAATCTGAGAAAGAAGAGTACTTGTTGAAGTCTGCAATGAAGAAGAAGAGATTCTTGCTAGCAACTGGTGCGGCCTCATGTTTCATTCCTAAGATGTCTGAATCATCTAAGGCTCTGGAACTATTTTTCTAG
- the LOC106309949 gene encoding beta-glucosidase 16-like isoform X2, with the protein MISQKISFLDLQLLPISVKVLLMKMVEDQVYGIPTPKNSQEDVNLLHQIGFNAYRFSISWSRILPRGNLKGGINQAGINYYNNLINQLLLKGVKPYVTIFHWDLPEALEVAYGGFLGAEIVNDFRDYAELCFQKFGDRVKHWMTLNEPFTVVKQGYLTGEKAPGRCSSFTNPNCLGGDGATEPYIVGHNFLLAHGAAVKVYREKYQATQKGEIGIALQTDWHYPYSDSYADRSATARTTAFTFDYFMEPIVNGKYPTEMVNHVKDGRLPTFTPEESSMLKGSYDFIGINYYSSSYVKDVPCATENITMSTDSCVMVIGERNGLPIGPMAGSDWLLIYPKGIRDLLLYAKFKFNDPVLYITENGVDEANLGQIYLNDDLRIDYYTHHLKMVQDAISMGVHVKGYFAWSLMDNFEWAEGYTVRFGLVFVDFENGRKRYPKKSARWFRRWLKGDYNGTNQQVAVI; encoded by the exons ATGATTTCCCAGAAGATTTCATTTTTGGATCTGCAACTTCTGCCTATCAG TGTGAAGGTGCTGCTCATGAAGATGGTAGAGGACCAAGTATATGGGATACCTACTCCGAAAAATTCCCAG GAAGATGTGAATTTGCTGCATCAAATTGGCTTCAATGCTTACCGATTCTCAATCTCCTGGTCTAGGATTTTGCCTC GTGGGAATTTAAAAGGTGGAATAAACCAGGCTGGAATTAACTATTACAACAACTTGATTAATCAACTTCTGTTGAAAG GAGTGAAGCCATATGTCACAATCTTCCACTGGGACTTACCAGAGGCACTCGAAGTTGCTTACGGTGGCTTCCTCGGAGCCGAGATTGT GAATGATTTCCGGGACTATGCGGAGCTCTGTTTCCAGAAGTTTGGAGATAGAGTAAAGCATTGGATGACGCTAAACGAGCCATTTACAGTGGTAAAACAAGGTTATCTAACAGGTGAAAAGGCACCTGGAAGATGTTCTAGTTTCACTAATCCTAATTGCCTTGGTGGTGATGGAGCCACCGAGCCTTACATCGTCGGCCATAACTTTCTACTCGCTCATGGAGCCGCTGTCAAAGTCTACAGAGAAAAGTACCAG GCAACTCAGAAAGGTGAAATTGGTATCGCCTTACAAACAGATTGGCACTACCCTTATTCAGATTCATATGCTGACCGTTCAGCCACAGCTCGAACCACTGCATTCACCTTCGACTACTTCATGGAGCCTATCGTCAACGGTAAATATCCAACTGAAATGGTTAACCATGTGAAAGATGGCCGTCTTCCTACATTCACACCAGAAGAGTCCTCAATGCTTAAAGGATCGTACGATTTCATAGGAATTAACTATTACTCATCCTCCTACGTAAAAGACGTGCCATGTGCAACTGAAAACATTACCATGTCCACTGATTCCTGCGTCATGGTCATAG GTGAGCGAAATGGGCTGCCTATCGGTCCAATG GCTGGATCGGATTGGCTTTTGATTTATCCTAAGGGCATTCGTGATCTCTTACTATATGCAAAATTCAAGTTTAATGATCCCGTCTTGTACATAACAGAAAACG GAGTGGATGAAGCAAATCTTGGCCAAATATATCTTAACGACGATTTGAGAATTGATTACTATACTCATCACCTTAAGATGGTTCAGGATGCTATCTC GATGGGAGTGCATGTGAAAGGATATTTTGCATGGTCGTTGATGGATAACTTCGAGTGGGCGGAAGGATACACGGTCAGGTTTGGGCTAGTGTTTGTGGATTTTGAAAATGGACGTAAGAGGTATCCGAAGAAATCAGCTAGGTGGTTTAGGAGATGGTTGAAGGGAGATTATAATGGGACTAATCAGCAAGTGGCTGTTATTTAG
- the LOC106311535 gene encoding probable UMP-CMP kinase 1 isoform X2 → METPVDAPIKDKHEESPRWKKPTVVFVLGGPGSGKGTQCANIVQHFSYTHLSAGDLLRAEIRSGSEVGSMIQSMISQGRIVPSEITVKLLCKAMEESGNDKFIIDGFPRNEENRIIFENVAKIKPAFVLFFDCPEEELERRIMNRNQGREDDNLETIKKRFKVFVESTLPIVSYYESKGKLRKINAAKPSQEVFEEVKYVFASET, encoded by the exons ATGGAAACTCCTGTTGATGCTCCTATCAAG GACAAACATGAAGAAAGTCCTAGGTGGAAGAAACCAACAGTTGTTTTTGTGTTGG GTGGGCCTGGAAGTGGAAAAGGTACTCAGTGTGCTAATATTGTCCAGCACTTTAGCTATACCCATTTGAGTGCTGGTGATCTTCTCAGAGCAGAGATCAGGTCTGGTTCTGAAGTTGG ATCCATGATCCAAAGCATGATTTCTCAGGGGAGAATTGTGCCGTCCGAGATTACGGTGAAGCTTTTGTGTAAAGCTATGGAGGAAAGTGGCAATGATAAGTTCATCATTGATGGTTTCCCTCGCAATGAAGAAAACCGAATAATATTCGAAAATGTT GCTAAAATCAAGCCGGCTTTTGTTCTGTTCTTTGATTGTCCTGAAGAAGAACTAGAGAGGCGCATTATGAACAGGAACCAG GGAAGAGAAGATGATAATCTTGAGACGATAAAGAAACGGTTTAAAGTGTTTGTAGAATCTACTCTCCCTATTGTTAGCTACTACGAATCTAAAGGGAAACTTCGAAAG ATCAATGCTGCAAAACCGAGCCAAGAGGTTTTCGAGGAAGTTAAATATGTATTTGCATCTGAAACTTGA
- the LOC106309949 gene encoding beta-glucosidase 16-like isoform X1 — MKSKGLLLLLLITLAYNGVFAKNRSSRPRLRRNDFPEDFIFGSATSAYQCEGAAHEDGRGPSIWDTYSEKFPEKIMDGSNGSVADDSYYLYKEDVNLLHQIGFNAYRFSISWSRILPRGNLKGGINQAGINYYNNLINQLLLKGVKPYVTIFHWDLPEALEVAYGGFLGAEIVNDFRDYAELCFQKFGDRVKHWMTLNEPFTVVKQGYLTGEKAPGRCSSFTNPNCLGGDGATEPYIVGHNFLLAHGAAVKVYREKYQATQKGEIGIALQTDWHYPYSDSYADRSATARTTAFTFDYFMEPIVNGKYPTEMVNHVKDGRLPTFTPEESSMLKGSYDFIGINYYSSSYVKDVPCATENITMSTDSCVMVIGERNGLPIGPMAGSDWLLIYPKGIRDLLLYAKFKFNDPVLYITENGVDEANLGQIYLNDDLRIDYYTHHLKMVQDAISMGVHVKGYFAWSLMDNFEWAEGYTVRFGLVFVDFENGRKRYPKKSARWFRRWLKGDYNGTNQQVAVI; from the exons ATGAAGAGTAAAGGTCTCCTATTACTGTTGCTCATTACATTGGCATACAATGGAGTTTTCGCCAAGAACCGGTCCTCAAGACCTAGATTAAGAAGAAATGATTTCCCAGAAGATTTCATTTTTGGATCTGCAACTTCTGCCTATCAG TGTGAAGGTGCTGCTCATGAAGATGGTAGAGGACCAAGTATATGGGATACCTACTCCGAAAAATTCCCAG AGAAAATAATGGATGGTAGTAATGGGTCCGTTGCAGATGATTCTTACTACCTTTACAAG GAAGATGTGAATTTGCTGCATCAAATTGGCTTCAATGCTTACCGATTCTCAATCTCCTGGTCTAGGATTTTGCCTC GTGGGAATTTAAAAGGTGGAATAAACCAGGCTGGAATTAACTATTACAACAACTTGATTAATCAACTTCTGTTGAAAG GAGTGAAGCCATATGTCACAATCTTCCACTGGGACTTACCAGAGGCACTCGAAGTTGCTTACGGTGGCTTCCTCGGAGCCGAGATTGT GAATGATTTCCGGGACTATGCGGAGCTCTGTTTCCAGAAGTTTGGAGATAGAGTAAAGCATTGGATGACGCTAAACGAGCCATTTACAGTGGTAAAACAAGGTTATCTAACAGGTGAAAAGGCACCTGGAAGATGTTCTAGTTTCACTAATCCTAATTGCCTTGGTGGTGATGGAGCCACCGAGCCTTACATCGTCGGCCATAACTTTCTACTCGCTCATGGAGCCGCTGTCAAAGTCTACAGAGAAAAGTACCAG GCAACTCAGAAAGGTGAAATTGGTATCGCCTTACAAACAGATTGGCACTACCCTTATTCAGATTCATATGCTGACCGTTCAGCCACAGCTCGAACCACTGCATTCACCTTCGACTACTTCATGGAGCCTATCGTCAACGGTAAATATCCAACTGAAATGGTTAACCATGTGAAAGATGGCCGTCTTCCTACATTCACACCAGAAGAGTCCTCAATGCTTAAAGGATCGTACGATTTCATAGGAATTAACTATTACTCATCCTCCTACGTAAAAGACGTGCCATGTGCAACTGAAAACATTACCATGTCCACTGATTCCTGCGTCATGGTCATAG GTGAGCGAAATGGGCTGCCTATCGGTCCAATG GCTGGATCGGATTGGCTTTTGATTTATCCTAAGGGCATTCGTGATCTCTTACTATATGCAAAATTCAAGTTTAATGATCCCGTCTTGTACATAACAGAAAACG GAGTGGATGAAGCAAATCTTGGCCAAATATATCTTAACGACGATTTGAGAATTGATTACTATACTCATCACCTTAAGATGGTTCAGGATGCTATCTC GATGGGAGTGCATGTGAAAGGATATTTTGCATGGTCGTTGATGGATAACTTCGAGTGGGCGGAAGGATACACGGTCAGGTTTGGGCTAGTGTTTGTGGATTTTGAAAATGGACGTAAGAGGTATCCGAAGAAATCAGCTAGGTGGTTTAGGAGATGGTTGAAGGGAGATTATAATGGGACTAATCAGCAAGTGGCTGTTATTTAG